The DNA region AACTCAGGAATTTTTACTTTTATTTCATAAGCGCCATTGGATGGATTTGGCAGAGCTTTTAAAAGCCCTGAATCAATTTTTTCCCATGTTTGTACTTCACTCATATCAACTCTCTACGCTGGTGGGTGGTTCACGGTATTACTGTGATTTAACTTCTGTGATCTAACATCTTTGACCTAACATCTGTGACCGAACACCGTTGGTTTAAGGTTCATCGCCTAATTATCGACAACAACATCGTTGCAATAACGCTCGGTTGGATTAAACGGTTAGGTTAACTATAGTCAAAGTTATAAACAGAAAGGTTGCTCCCTTTGCAAATAACCTATTGCTTTGTCTGGACAAATAAAGGTTTATCTTTGACTTTAAGTCATGGATAATACACTTCTTTACGTCTAGACGTCTATAACAAATTAGGTCAATAAAGAATTTAATATGAAATCTGAAAAAGAAAGCCAATTAATTCAAATACTTAAAGAGCGCATATTGATATTAGACGGTGCGATGGGCACGATGATTCAGCGTTTCAAGCTTTCTGAAAGCGACTATCGGGGGCTTCGTTTTGCTGGTTGGCCGAGCGATTTAAAAGGCAATAACGATCTTTTAACGTTAACTCGACCCGACATTATTGAAGATATTCATCGACAATATTTAGCCGCTGGCGCCGATATTATTGAAACTAACACCTTCAATGGAAACGCCGCTTCAATGTCTGACTACGGCATGGAGTCGCTGGTTGACGAATTAAATTATGAATCGGCTCGCCTTGCTCGAAGAATTGCCGACGAATTTACCGATCGTCCGCGTTTCGTCGCAGGTGTGCTTGGCCCGACCAACAAAACAGCCAGTATTTCTCCTGATGTAAATCGACCAGATTTTCGAAACATTCATTTTGATGATTTAAAAAACGATTACCTAGTTGCCGCAAGAGCCTTGGTTCGCGGTGGTGCAGACATACTTTTAATTGAAACCATCTTTGATACCTTAAATGCTAAGGCTTGTGCTTTTGCAGTATTGGAATTATTCGATGAACTTGGCTATCGCTTGCCCGTAATGATATCAGGCACAATAACCGACGCATCCGGGCGTACACTCACCGGACAGACAACGGCGGCATTTTATAACTCGTTACGTCACATCAAGCCCATTTCATTCGGGCTTAACTGTGCGCTCGGCGCCAAACAACTGCGCGCTTACGTCGAAGAACTGAGCAATATCTGTGAGTGCTTTGTTAGTGCTCACCCAAATGCCGGTTTGCCCAATGAGTTCGGGGAATACGATGAAACGGCGAACGCGATGGCAAACGACATTAGAGAGTGGGCAGACAGCGGTTTTCTGAACATTGTTGGTGGATGTTGCGGTACCACGCCAGAACACATAGCGGCCATTGCCAAAGCAGTGAATGACGCTACGCCCAGAGTTCGACCTACCATAGAGCCCGCGATGCGCCTTTCAGGACTGGAACCGTTAACCATCGATAAAAGCTCTCTGTTCGTCAACATTGGTGAGCGCACCAACGTGACAGGCTCGGCAAAATTCTTGCGCTTAATAAAAGAAGATGACTACGAAACTGCACTAGAGGTCGCACTCGATCAAGTGAATAATGGCGCGCAACTGATCGACATAAATATGGACGAAGGGATGTTAGATTCTGTCGCGGCAATGGAGCGCTTTTTAAAGCTGATCGCTTCTGAACCTGATATTAGCCGCGTGCCTATCGTTTTAGATTCTTCAAAGTGGGAAGTCATTGAAGCTGGGCTAAAATGCATTCAAGGAAAAGGCGTGGTTAACTCTATCTCCCTTAAAGAGGGAGAAGACAGTTTTATTCAGCAAGCGAAACTGGTTCAAAAGTACGGTGCAGCGGTTATCGTTATGGCGTTTGATGAACGAGGTCAAGCCGATACTTACCAACGCAAAATAGATATTTGTCAGCGCGCCTATCAATTATTACTAAGTATCGATTTTCCTGCCGAAGATATCATTTTCGATCCCAACATCTTTGCTGTTGCGACGGGCATCGAAGAACATAACCGCTATGGTCTCGACTTTATTGAAACGTGTGCTTGGATTAAACAGCATTTACCTCATGCGCTCATCAGTGGCGGTGTTTCAAATCTATCGTTTTCATTTCGAGGGAACAACCCGGTTCGAGAGGCAATGCACGCCGTATTTTTGTACCACGCCATTCAAGCGGGCCTTACAATGGGCATTGTTAACGCAGGCCAGTTAGCTGTTTATTCGGATATTCCAGAGACGCTAAAAAACGCCTGTGAAGATGTCATTTTAAATCGTACTGAAAACGCAACAGAGCAACTTGTCTCGCTTGCCGAATCTTTTCGTGGTGATGGTGCTGAACAACAAAAACAACAACAAGAATGGCGCGACTGGCCGGTTTCAAAGCGACTCGAATACGCATTAGTTAAAGGCATCACTGAGTTCGTCGAAGTCGATACCGAAGAGGCTCGATTGGCCTCTGAAAAGCCACTGCATGTTATTGAAGGTCCATTAATGGATGGCATGAATGTCGTCGGTGATTTATTTGGTTCAGGAAAAATGTTTTTGCCTCAAGTGGTTAAATCTGCTCGAGTGATGAAGAAAGCGGTCGCTTATCTGTTACCTTATATGGAACAAGATAAGTCGCAAAGTCAGTCTGCCGGAAAAGTGCTGATGGCAACCGTTAAAGGTGATGTTCACGATATTGGTAAGAACATTGTCGGTGTTGTTCTTCAGTGCAATGGATATGAGGTCATCGACTTGGGTGTTATGGTCGCTGCCGATAAAATACTGGCCACTGCAGCCGAGGAACAATGCGATATTATTGGATTGTCAGGATTAATCACGCCTTCTCTCGATGAAATGGTGCACATTGCCAAAGAAATGCAACGCCTTGAACTCGATACTCCGCTATTGATAGGTGGTGCTACCACCTCGAGCATTCATACTGCGGTAAAAATAGATCCTCAATACCAACATGCTGTTATTCATGTTCAAGATGCTTCACGAGTTGTTAACGTTGCGGCGAAACTCTTATCAAAAGAGCAACGCTCTAACTTTATTCAAACCATGAAACATGAGTATCAAGATAAACGTGAACAACGCGCCAAACGCGATGATACAAAAGCATTGGTAAGCTTCGCCGAAGCCAACTCCAACGGAGCAAATATCGATTGGTCTAATTATCATTCAAGCGAGCCGTCTTTCCTTGGTACGAAAGTCTTTGAAGACTACCCACTCGACGACCTCATCGAACGAATCGACTGGACGCCTTTCTTTCGCTCTTGGGAGCTCGCGGGTCGCTACCCGAAAATTCTCGACGACGAGGTTGTTGGCGAGTCTGCGCGAAAACTGTTTGACGATGCACAGCAGATGCTAGAGCGCATTGTGTCTGAAAAATGGTTAACCGCGCGAGCAGTCATCGGCTTTTACCCAGCGAGCTCTCAAGGCAACAGTATTGAGCTTGATGATCAAGAGAATAAGGTTAGCTTTCACTTTCTTCGGCAGCAAATTCGTAAAAAGAATGGTGCCTATAATCAATGTTTAGCCGACTTCATTGCTCCTAAAAGTACTGGGCTCAAAGATTACCTTGGCGCTTTTGCCGTGACTGCAGGTATTGGTATCGATGAACATGTTGCTCGTTTTGAAGCAGAACACGATGACTATTCCGCCATCTTACTAAAAGCGTTAGCGGATCGCTTAGCGGAAGCTTTAGCCGAACGTATGCATGAGAAAGTACGTAAAGAATATTGGGGCTACGCCAGTGAAGAGGCCTTGAACAACGATGCGTTAATTGCAGAGAAGTACCGAGGTATTCGACCAGCGCCCGGCTACCCAGCTTGCCCAGATCATACCGAAAAAGGGACCTTGTGGAAGCTACTTGATGTTGATCGAGCTATCGATTTACACTTAACGGAAAGCTACGCAATGACACCAACGGCTGCCGTGAGCGGATTTTACTTTGCTCATCCCGACGCCAAATATTTTGGTGTCGGTAAAATCAATCGAGATCAAGTTGAAGATTACGCGCAACGCAAGGGCCTAGATATAGCTACGGTTGAGCGTTGGTTGGCTCCGACTTTGGCTTATTAACTTATCTGCAATACGAGTGTACTGTTGAGTGTTTAAAAAATTCTTCTTGTCATTGTTAACGCTCACCATTTTAATCGGAGGACCACTCTCTTTCGCAGGAACATTGTTTTCTGCTGGTGCATCGCTGTCGCCAGAAAAACACAGCGATCAAACCTCTACATTTACTTTATATTTAATGCGTCATGCTGAAAAAGAAAGCCAACAAGCCGACCCTCCGTTAACCATCGAAGGCCTCGCTAGAGCGACCGCTGTCGCAAATTTTTTAGCCAATAAATCCATTTATTCAGTCTACACAACGCCCTATCTACGCACCCAACAAACCGCTGAGCCTTTAAGCCGAAAGCTTAAGAAAGACAGCATCGAATACAACCCAAGGCTGCTCGAGTCGTTTGCGCAAAAATTATTAACCAACCAAGAGTCCGCACTCATCGTTGGGCATAGCAATACAACACCCCAACTGGCTCGACTACTTGGAGCGGAAGAAATACCCGATATGAATGAAAGTACATTTAATTGGCTGATTGAATTAACGGTGAATGATGGGGTAGTTAAGTGGCGAGTTATTGATACCGACAATCTTCTCGTAACGGACGGTCAAACCGATAACCCACCACTGCTTCAAGATAAGCTCTAACCTTTAATGACTGTTCTTATCTAAATACATGGCTTGGTCAGCCCACTTTAACAAGGTCTCTGCATCCTTACCGTGTTTTGGGTATTGAGCAATTCCATAACTGTAATTAAAGGGCAAAGAGCAATCTTCTGATACAAACGGGTCTGACAACGCCGTCACGCATCGTTCTAGTAAGTTATAAACCATTTCGTCATGTTCGAGGTTTTCTAATAACGCCACAAACTCATCACCGCCAAGTCGAGCGATCGTATCGGTGTCTCGAAAACCTATTTCCATGCGCTTCGCAAACGCCGCTAAATAACGATCTCCGACATCATGACCATAATTATCATTAATTGTTTTAAATTTATCTAAATCAAAAAATAACAGAGCGATTGAACTACGATTTCGTCTCGCACGATTGATAGCGTCATCTAGCTTTTCTTCAAAGCCAAAGCGATTATAAACTTGAGTTAAGGGATCTCGAATCGCCATATGACGTAGGCGTTCTTCTAGACTTTTCCGCTCAGTAATATTGCGAGCGACCCCTTCAACACCGATTAGTTGTCCATCTTCATCGTATCGAGCATAAGCGTGAGTCGATACCCAAACGATGGAACCATCTCGATGTCGCAGACACGACTCAACCGGCACCATCGTTCCTTTCCCTTGAAGAATTTTACTGAGCGCCGCTTCGCGTTCTTCAGGACGAGCATAAAAGTCAGCAAGCGGCTGACCTATCAGTTCTTCTAATTCATAGCCCATGACTTTCGCTGCGTAAGGAGAAGCCATCACAATGCTACCTTTTGCATCGGTGCGATAAAAAATATCGGGAAGGTTTTCTACAATCCTTCGAAATTCTTGCTCGGAATATTGCAATTGTTTTAACGCTCGTCGTTCTGCAGAAATATCCCGAGTGCTACCCACATTTACGATGGAGCCATCGGCAAGCATAAAAGTCGATACTTTGATATGAACCAAGAGCTCCGCGGCATCAGAGCGAATTAATGCAATTTCATAATGATTAGGCGGATTTTCACCGTTTATTCGCGCTTTCGCGCGTTGCGTGACCATATCCCTGTGTCGTTCGGCTATTACTTCTAAAAATCGTTTCCCGACTAACTCTTCTCGAGAGTAGCCCAGCAGCTCACATAGCGCAGGATTAGCTAAGATAAATCGATCGTCACCGATCGCAAAAACGCCTTCTTGCAGGCATTCAAATAAAGACCATAGAAATTCTTTGTTGAGGTTGGTCGCTTCCATTCTGACCAGCGCGCTGTGTATTCCAGACAAAATAAAATCCATTTTTGCGATGTTTGGCGCGGAAGAATAACTGTTTTGAGATTAAAAAACCATCGATAATTCACCAAACTCGACCAACGACATTGTCCATAGGATAAGTGGTTAATTTCTTAAAGTAAGGCCTCTTTTACTGTTCGTTTTTTAACCAAAACTCTTGCAGCGCTTGCTGCAACTGATCCGTCGCTCGATAGCATTTAGGGGACCAATACTCAGGAGCCATACGCAGAAAGCGTGGTTCCGCAAAACGCTTGTCTAATAGCACGACCACGCCTTTATCGGATAACTGCCGAATCACGCGACCCGTCGTCTGAAAGACTCTTTGTAAGGCAGGATACCGATACGTCATATCGAATCCGCTTAACCCGAGCCCCTCAAAGTATTGAGTTAAATGCGCTTGCAACTGGTTCACCTGTGGCATGCCGCTTCCTACCACAATAACACCATCTAAAGAGTCTCCTCGATAATCAACGCCTTCAGTATATACGCCGCCTAATATGACGAACCCTAGCACTGAACGTTGATTAAAAAATTGACTGATAAATTCCTCTTTTTGCTCTAATGTCGACGCCCGCTCCTGTTTGCTCAATACCGTTTTGGGAAATTGTTTCGCGAATTCTTCTGCCACTTTCTCAAGTAAGTGATAGCTGGAGAAAGCGACCATATAGTTTCCTGCTTTACTTTCAATGACTGCCTTTATATCGGCAACAATGGCTTGTATAAAACCATCTCTATATCGATAACGAGTGTCAATACGAGTGGAGATAAAAACACCTAGTTGATTGTGTGAAAAAATGGATGGAACACGCTTAATTGGTAACGCGTCTCTGAAACCTAAAGTTTCTGCGACATAGGTGTCGGGACGTAAGGTTCCGGAAAAGACAATTAGACTGCGTAAATTCTTATAGATTTGCTCTAAATAATTAGCAGCGTTCAAGCAAATTAGATGCACATTTAAGGTATCAATTAACCCATTCGTTTGATGAGAAATGAAGAACTGATGAGCATCATCGCGTAATGACAAAATCACGTTAAATCGAATAATTTGTTTTAACCAACTCATTTCTAACTCAGACAAGCTTTCAGAGAGAGAAAAATCAAACAGGTTGGCTTGAATACTTTGAGTGGTTGCATGGAGTTTTTCTATCAACGCAGAATCCAAAACACCCCCTCTCCATTCTGAGTTATCCTTAGCATTACCTCTCGACTGTTCAGTTGACGTTGACTTGGCCAGCTCTTCAACAGCAACTAATACACTACTTAATCGGTTAATTTGTTTTGTAAAGAAAGTTTTATGCTGTGTTTCTTGAAGTACATTTAGGGCATCGGACTCAATAATGTCTGCCGAATACATTTGTCGAGATCGATCAATTAAATTATGACCTTCATCGACTAACACCACTTGGCTTTTACCAAACTGCTCAAAGTGAGCCAGTTGAATATGAGGCTTACCCAATTTAACGGATACAGATTTCTTAGTTA from Pleionea litopenaei includes:
- the metH gene encoding methionine synthase is translated as MKSEKESQLIQILKERILILDGAMGTMIQRFKLSESDYRGLRFAGWPSDLKGNNDLLTLTRPDIIEDIHRQYLAAGADIIETNTFNGNAASMSDYGMESLVDELNYESARLARRIADEFTDRPRFVAGVLGPTNKTASISPDVNRPDFRNIHFDDLKNDYLVAARALVRGGADILLIETIFDTLNAKACAFAVLELFDELGYRLPVMISGTITDASGRTLTGQTTAAFYNSLRHIKPISFGLNCALGAKQLRAYVEELSNICECFVSAHPNAGLPNEFGEYDETANAMANDIREWADSGFLNIVGGCCGTTPEHIAAIAKAVNDATPRVRPTIEPAMRLSGLEPLTIDKSSLFVNIGERTNVTGSAKFLRLIKEDDYETALEVALDQVNNGAQLIDINMDEGMLDSVAAMERFLKLIASEPDISRVPIVLDSSKWEVIEAGLKCIQGKGVVNSISLKEGEDSFIQQAKLVQKYGAAVIVMAFDERGQADTYQRKIDICQRAYQLLLSIDFPAEDIIFDPNIFAVATGIEEHNRYGLDFIETCAWIKQHLPHALISGGVSNLSFSFRGNNPVREAMHAVFLYHAIQAGLTMGIVNAGQLAVYSDIPETLKNACEDVILNRTENATEQLVSLAESFRGDGAEQQKQQQEWRDWPVSKRLEYALVKGITEFVEVDTEEARLASEKPLHVIEGPLMDGMNVVGDLFGSGKMFLPQVVKSARVMKKAVAYLLPYMEQDKSQSQSAGKVLMATVKGDVHDIGKNIVGVVLQCNGYEVIDLGVMVAADKILATAAEEQCDIIGLSGLITPSLDEMVHIAKEMQRLELDTPLLIGGATTSSIHTAVKIDPQYQHAVIHVQDASRVVNVAAKLLSKEQRSNFIQTMKHEYQDKREQRAKRDDTKALVSFAEANSNGANIDWSNYHSSEPSFLGTKVFEDYPLDDLIERIDWTPFFRSWELAGRYPKILDDEVVGESARKLFDDAQQMLERIVSEKWLTARAVIGFYPASSQGNSIELDDQENKVSFHFLRQQIRKKNGAYNQCLADFIAPKSTGLKDYLGAFAVTAGIGIDEHVARFEAEHDDYSAILLKALADRLAEALAERMHEKVRKEYWGYASEEALNNDALIAEKYRGIRPAPGYPACPDHTEKGTLWKLLDVDRAIDLHLTESYAMTPTAAVSGFYFAHPDAKYFGVGKINRDQVEDYAQRKGLDIATVERWLAPTLAY
- a CDS encoding SixA phosphatase family protein; its protein translation is MFKKFFLSLLTLTILIGGPLSFAGTLFSAGASLSPEKHSDQTSTFTLYLMRHAEKESQQADPPLTIEGLARATAVANFLANKSIYSVYTTPYLRTQQTAEPLSRKLKKDSIEYNPRLLESFAQKLLTNQESALIVGHSNTTPQLARLLGAEEIPDMNESTFNWLIELTVNDGVVKWRVIDTDNLLVTDGQTDNPPLLQDKL
- a CDS encoding diguanylate cyclase domain-containing protein, with amino-acid sequence MSGIHSALVRMEATNLNKEFLWSLFECLQEGVFAIGDDRFILANPALCELLGYSREELVGKRFLEVIAERHRDMVTQRAKARINGENPPNHYEIALIRSDAAELLVHIKVSTFMLADGSIVNVGSTRDISAERRALKQLQYSEQEFRRIVENLPDIFYRTDAKGSIVMASPYAAKVMGYELEELIGQPLADFYARPEEREAALSKILQGKGTMVPVESCLRHRDGSIVWVSTHAYARYDEDGQLIGVEGVARNITERKSLEERLRHMAIRDPLTQVYNRFGFEEKLDDAINRARRNRSSIALLFFDLDKFKTINDNYGHDVGDRYLAAFAKRMEIGFRDTDTIARLGGDEFVALLENLEHDEMVYNLLERCVTALSDPFVSEDCSLPFNYSYGIAQYPKHGKDAETLLKWADQAMYLDKNSH
- a CDS encoding ATP-dependent DNA helicase; the protein is MTFGYLISDIVTKKSVSVKLGKPHIQLAHFEQFGKSQVVLVDEGHNLIDRSRQMYSADIIESDALNVLQETQHKTFFTKQINRLSSVLVAVEELAKSTSTEQSRGNAKDNSEWRGGVLDSALIEKLHATTQSIQANLFDFSLSESLSELEMSWLKQIIRFNVILSLRDDAHQFFISHQTNGLIDTLNVHLICLNAANYLEQIYKNLRSLIVFSGTLRPDTYVAETLGFRDALPIKRVPSIFSHNQLGVFISTRIDTRYRYRDGFIQAIVADIKAVIESKAGNYMVAFSSYHLLEKVAEEFAKQFPKTVLSKQERASTLEQKEEFISQFFNQRSVLGFVILGGVYTEGVDYRGDSLDGVIVVGSGMPQVNQLQAHLTQYFEGLGLSGFDMTYRYPALQRVFQTTGRVIRQLSDKGVVVLLDKRFAEPRFLRMAPEYWSPKCYRATDQLQQALQEFWLKNEQ